A stretch of DNA from Endozoicomonas sp. 8E:
ACTTCAGTGATTCTGGGAATGAAAATACTCGGTAAACCCGAAAATGAGCTAAAAGCCTGTGATATGCTGTTGTCTTTAAGTGGGAATAGCCATGAGGTATTCACAGCAGTTGCGGTCACTGATGGTAATAATCTATCCGTGAGAGTATCCAGAACAGTGGTCAGAATGACTGCTTTTGACCGGAAAGTGGCAGAAGCTTACGTCGCCACCGGTGAACCAATGGATAAAGCCGGTGCTTACGGTATCCAGGGAAAAGGAGCCGTTCTGGTAGACAGCATAGCGGGAAGCTACACAGGCGTGGTGGGTTTACCCGTCAGGGAAACCGCAGATCTGCTTCAGAATCTGGGCATTAGCCCATGGCACTCTCAGTCAGTAAAAAACTGATCAGAAAGAATCTCGGGAGACTGTTCAACAGCTTTCCTGCCAGACAAGGCTCCTAAGGTCTGGCAAAACGTTTTCAGGCATTTGTTTTGTTTATTTAGTTTTTCTGGCAGGTCAGGATTGTCATTGAATTTTAAACCCTTCGGACTTACAGCCAAGATGGCTTTAAGCCCTCGGGCTCTTGGGATTCAGTATCCTGATCCTGACCAGCTCAAGGGGAAGGGAATGAGTGAAGAGATTCTGATGAATATCACGCCAATGGAATCGCGTGTGGCGCTGGTTGAAAATGGGGTACTTCAGGAAATCTACATTGAGAGAGCCTGTAGTCGAGGCATTGTCGGTAATATTTACAAGGGCAAAGTGGTCCGGGTTCTCCCTGGAATGCAGGCCGCTTTCGTGGATATCGGTCTTGAAAGGGCCGCTTTTATTCATGCCAGTGAAATTACTCCCCGCAATGAGAGAGACAATGATGATCAATCGGAGCGGCCGATTGTTGCGCTCGTTCATGAAGGTCAGTCGCTGGTTGTTCAGGTCACCAAAGATCCCCTGGGAACAAAAGGTGCCCGCCTCACCACGCATA
This window harbors:
- a CDS encoding Maf family protein → MIYLASQSPRRKELLQQIGIAFQQIHCGIDETPLLREAPEAYVTRMAEEKALAGWRQLTLEHLPARPVLAADTSVILGMKILGKPENELKACDMLLSLSGNSHEVFTAVAVTDGNNLSVRVSRTVVRMTAFDRKVAEAYVATGEPMDKAGAYGIQGKGAVLVDSIAGSYTGVVGLPVRETADLLQNLGISPWHSQSVKN